From Amphritea atlantica, a single genomic window includes:
- a CDS encoding glycine betaine/L-proline ABC transporter ATP-binding protein: protein MAEAKIKEAATPLIRIEGLYKLFGNNPKKFMPLVHAGKSKDEILAETGHTLGLKDINLTINQGEIFVIMGLSGSGKSTLIRHFNRLIDPTEGVIEVEGTDVMKLSPKELEQFRRHKMSMVFQRFGLLPHKSVVENVGYGLSIQGVSKSESHAKAKEWLEAVGLAGYEDQYPAQLSGGQQQRVGLARALCTDAEILLMDEAFSALDPLIRSEMQDQLIELQEKLHKTIIFITHDLDEALRIGDRIAILKDGEMVQQGEPEDILLHPADDYVEAFVRDVNRARALTVETVMKDPISRITASTIEEALKQMKGFKEDYGYYVNEDGYQGVLTEEKLQAVYNSDHQAALTSEHCEALDPISQGAVLETVIPDTLNSEYSLPVVDEDGEMTGQLSRSTLAEVLGHEEQRSR from the coding sequence ATGGCTGAAGCTAAGATCAAAGAGGCAGCAACGCCGCTGATCCGAATTGAAGGTCTGTATAAGCTCTTTGGTAATAATCCGAAGAAATTTATGCCTCTGGTGCATGCGGGTAAGAGCAAAGATGAGATTCTTGCAGAAACCGGACATACCCTGGGACTTAAGGATATTAATCTGACCATTAATCAGGGCGAGATCTTCGTCATTATGGGGTTGTCTGGCTCAGGTAAATCAACCCTTATTCGACATTTCAACCGTCTGATAGACCCTACTGAAGGGGTGATTGAGGTTGAGGGAACCGATGTGATGAAGCTCTCGCCGAAAGAGCTGGAACAGTTCCGTCGTCATAAAATGTCGATGGTGTTTCAGCGCTTTGGCCTGCTACCGCATAAATCAGTCGTCGAAAATGTGGGCTATGGGCTATCTATTCAGGGGGTTAGCAAAAGTGAGAGCCATGCGAAAGCTAAAGAATGGCTTGAGGCCGTTGGTCTGGCTGGGTATGAAGATCAATATCCCGCCCAGCTTTCCGGTGGGCAGCAGCAACGGGTGGGTCTGGCCCGGGCGCTGTGCACCGATGCTGAAATCCTATTGATGGATGAGGCGTTCTCGGCCCTCGACCCGCTGATCCGTTCAGAGATGCAGGACCAGTTGATTGAGCTGCAGGAAAAGCTTCATAAAACGATTATCTTTATCACCCATGACCTCGATGAAGCGCTACGCATCGGCGACCGGATCGCTATTCTGAAAGATGGCGAGATGGTGCAGCAGGGTGAACCTGAAGATATTCTCTTACATCCTGCCGATGACTATGTGGAAGCCTTCGTTCGCGATGTAAACCGCGCCCGGGCACTGACCGTGGAAACCGTGATGAAAGATCCCATCTCTCGGATAACGGCCAGTACCATCGAAGAAGCCCTTAAGCAGATGAAGGGCTTTAAAGAGGACTATGGTTATTACGTTAACGAGGATGGTTATCAGGGGGTACTGACAGAGGAAAAGCTGCAGGCTGTGTATAACAGTGATCATCAGGCGGCATTAACTTCAGAGCATTGCGAAGCGTTAGACCCGATCTCGCAGGGAGCCGTTTTGGAGACGGTTATCCCGGATACACTGAACTCTGAGTATTCGCTACCGGTAGTTGATGAAGATGGCGAGATGACCGGACAGCTTTCCAGAAGCACATTAGCAGAGGTATTGGGGCATGAGGAGCAAAGAAGTCGCTAG
- a CDS encoding proline/glycine betaine ABC transporter permease, protein MADSGWLSEVPQLSRGELRDIRKFLDTEYRDFSREYGELIEGFFDPLLSFLVWFEKLLLATPWWLVIAIIAGLAYLSSRSWKLSLGVVISFFMIGYFGMWDDTMRTMSIILVCTLMAIVLGVPIGIAMARSDRVQSVVTPLLDIMQTMPAFVYLIPVVMLLGIGKIPGVIAVVIYAIPPVIRLTNLGIRLVDKDVLEAATAYGASSFQRLMGVQLPLAMPTIMAGINQTIMMALSMVVIASMIGVKGLGQPVLKSITNQYFTLGLLNGLAIVALAIIFDRVSQAYAKRSQRYLEGMDNG, encoded by the coding sequence ATGGCTGATTCAGGCTGGTTAAGTGAGGTACCCCAGCTAAGCAGGGGAGAGTTACGGGATATCCGGAAATTTCTGGACACCGAGTACCGGGATTTTTCACGGGAGTATGGCGAGCTGATAGAAGGTTTTTTTGACCCGCTTTTGTCATTTCTTGTCTGGTTTGAAAAACTGCTGTTAGCAACGCCCTGGTGGCTGGTGATCGCGATAATTGCTGGGCTGGCTTATCTGTCCAGCCGGTCATGGAAGCTCAGCCTGGGTGTGGTGATCTCCTTCTTTATGATCGGGTATTTCGGCATGTGGGACGATACTATGCGGACCATGAGCATTATTCTGGTCTGTACTCTGATGGCGATTGTGCTGGGGGTTCCCATCGGTATTGCGATGGCGCGTTCGGACCGGGTTCAGTCGGTGGTGACACCGTTGCTGGATATTATGCAGACCATGCCGGCCTTTGTTTACCTGATCCCGGTGGTCATGTTGCTGGGTATCGGTAAAATTCCCGGTGTGATAGCCGTGGTGATCTATGCCATACCGCCGGTTATTCGTCTCACTAACCTGGGTATCCGGCTGGTGGATAAAGATGTTCTCGAAGCCGCGACCGCCTATGGTGCCAGTTCATTTCAGCGTCTGATGGGGGTGCAGTTACCCCTGGCGATGCCAACTATCATGGCGGGTATCAATCAGACCATCATGATGGCCCTCTCAATGGTGGTTATCGCTTCAATGATCGGGGTTAAAGGTCTGGGCCAACCGGTGCTGAAATCTATCACCAATCAGTATTTTACGCTGGGATTATTAAATGGTCTGGCGATTGTCGCACTGGCGATTATCTTTGACCGGGTTTCTCAGGCATATGCCAAACGGAGTCAACGATATCTGGAGGGCATGGATAATGGCTGA
- a CDS encoding ion transporter: MKEKGGAVYQLFLLALSIYVLIVVFFETLLITDPEISLILQRIDLCICFVFLGDFFINLYNAKNKISYLKWGWIDLLSSIPLVDPLRWGRLARIVRILRFIRTIKSLKLLVSSIQASKFQSLTLVVILITFVTYTVCASLVLELERGHEGGINTANEALWWAFLNIMNAKVPITQAQSTGGMIATVVLNKIGLLLFAYFNAIIIAWLIQKRVAIKQNTDTRNT, translated from the coding sequence ATGAAGGAGAAAGGAGGCGCCGTTTATCAACTATTTCTACTGGCATTAAGTATCTACGTTCTTATTGTAGTTTTCTTTGAGACACTCCTGATAACGGATCCTGAAATTTCGCTTATTTTACAACGAATTGATTTGTGCATTTGCTTTGTTTTCCTCGGCGACTTTTTCATCAATCTATATAACGCTAAGAATAAGATTTCATACTTAAAGTGGGGGTGGATAGATTTGTTATCCTCTATTCCACTGGTTGATCCGCTCCGCTGGGGAAGGCTTGCAAGAATAGTCAGGATATTAAGGTTTATTCGTACTATAAAGTCATTGAAACTGCTTGTTTCATCAATTCAAGCAAGCAAATTTCAAAGCCTTACTTTAGTTGTTATTTTAATTACCTTCGTTACATATACAGTATGCGCCAGTCTAGTGTTGGAGCTTGAACGTGGGCATGAAGGTGGAATAAACACAGCTAATGAGGCTCTATGGTGGGCCTTTCTTAATATAATGAACGCTAAAGTGCCCATCACTCAGGCACAGTCTACCGGGGGTATGATTGCCACTGTCGTTCTGAATAAAATTGGTCTGCTTTTATTCGCTTACTTCAACGCAATCATTATTGCCTGGCTAATACAAAAGCGAGTAGCCATTAAGCAAAACACAGATACCCGCAACACCTGA